In Vitis vinifera cultivar Pinot Noir 40024 chromosome 17, ASM3070453v1, one genomic interval encodes:
- the LOC100256014 gene encoding uncharacterized protein LOC100256014 — protein MKSTTDIVKKRFLGFLIWQSVHSTIIFILFTTTLSQNGIVSLPSLLTCLSFLTFHLSLLLFSASLSFISSPYYDRPSSPYDLALGLLRFLFSGQSQPHGFLRRARVFLGLFGFLLEAALAGTVALVSLCKSESCGGVAVVGLRGFGFGLVYGIYYVFKRRWVLEFPIIQRPLFFSFKMGLPSAIGQAVKLSAAAYIFSGVLILFLQDQFGSHIKMGNFILEQIIFYVGIFSVCLCWELSHHLHQVMHTKRYIFAPPKGSAAAETNPSEPLLAALEESTPKSLPRYLAYLDLCMVCDNNVDSWRRAAFFEETGETYKKVVAVCLRPLEHLASNFAEGLESSSVDKTYQQSSQLQLPTVSERDSRFSEPFSNIQLCAWCSWAVASLTARSHKEDRFGVAQLSGSNAAVISTLLSCLLAVETFLGKKTSLQSPNALMGPAGIKWATVTTARSDAATSVVGKKRGFPLHSQAYAIADVLRTSIYCIVSVFHEEMLTGAKAGLLEKDWIIGGKPLYGTRELLLQKLHLFLDFRAC, from the exons atgaaaTCAACGACGGACATAGTGAAGAAACGCTTCCTAGGGTTTCTCATATGGCAATCAGTCCACTCTACTATCATCTTcatcctcttcacaaccactcTCTCTCAAAATGGCATCGTTTCACTACCTTCCCTCCTCACCTGCCTTTCCTTCCTCACCTTCCACCTCTCCCTCCTACTCTTCTCCGCCTCCCTCTCCTTCATCTCCTCTCCCTACTACGACCGTCCCTCTTCCCCTTACGACCTCGCCCTCGGCCTCCTCCGCTTTCTCTTCTCCGGCCAGTCTCAGCCCCATGGCTTTCTCCGCCGGGCCAGGGTTTTCCTGGGTCTGTTCGGGTTTTTGCTGGAGGCGGCACTGGCCGGCACGGTGGCGCTGGTGTCTCTGTGCAAGTCTGAGTCGTGTGGTGGAGTGGCGGTGGTGGGGTTGAGGGGTTTTGGATTTGGCTTGGTTTATGGGATTTATTATGTGTTCAAGCGGCGCTGGGTTTTGGAGTTTCCTATCATTCAG CGTCCCCTTTTCTTTAGCTTCAAAATGGGTCTCCCTTCAGCTATTGGACAAGCTGTAAAGCTTTCTGCTGCAGCATACATATTTTCGGGTGTGCTGATACTATTTCTGCAAGATCAGTTTGGGAGTCATATTAAAATGGGAAATTTCATTCTTGAACAGATCATATTTTATGTTGGAATTTTTTCAGTGTGTCTCTGTTGGGAATTAAGTCACCATCTGCATCAG GTGATGCATACAAAGAGGTATATATTTGCACCACCAAAAGGATCAGCGGCAGCAGAAACAAATCCAAGTGAACCTCTCTTGGCAGCTCTAGAGGAGAGCACTCCAAAATCTCTTCCTCGGTATCTTGCATATCTTGATCTGTGTATGGTTTGTGACAATAATGTTGATAGCTGGCGCCGAGCTGCCTTCTTTGAAGAAACTGGTGAAACTTACAAAAAAGTTGTAGCTGTGTGCCTGAGGCCTCTGGAACATCTTGCATCTAATTTTGCTGAAGGCTTGGAAAGTTCTTCTGTTGATAAAACTTACCAACAATCCAGTCAGTTACAGTTGCCAACTGTCTCAGAACGAGACTCAAGGTTCTCTGAACCATTTAGCAACATCCAG CTATGTGCATGGTGTTCCTGGGCAGTTGCCTCACTTACTGCTCGTTCACACAAGGAGGATAGGTTTGGGGTTGCTCAACTTTCCGGCAGTAATGCTGCTGTTATATCAACCCTGTTATCTTGCCTGCTTGCTGTTGAAACGTTCCTGGGAAAGAAGACCAGCTTGCAGTCCCCCAATGCTCTGATGGGACCGGCTGGTATCAAATGGGCCACAGTGACCACAGCAAGAAGTGACGCGGCAACCAGTGTTGTGGGTAAAAAGAGAGGTTTCCCACTACACTCACAAGCTTATGCCATTGCTGATGTTTTAAGAACTTCAATCTACTGCATTGTCTCTGTTTTTCATGAGGAAATGTTGACTGGCGCTAAAGCAGGACTACTTGAGAAGGATTGGATCATCGGTGGCAAACCTCTTTATGGAACCCGCGAACTCCTTTTGCAGAAACTGCATCTTTTCCTGGATTTCCGAGCTTGCTAG